From the Desulfosarcina sp. BuS5 genome, one window contains:
- a CDS encoding putative toxin-antitoxin system toxin component, PIN family encodes MPKIKAVLDTNVLISGILFGGNPRQIFELVIQGKIDAYISPAIFIEFKEVLIRPKFGITHEKCFLINKEIENLFCFVFPQIRVDLIKDDPDDNIILECALAADVEYIITGDSHLLTLKSFEKIQIISPVMFIAGF; translated from the coding sequence ATGCCAAAAATAAAGGCAGTCCTTGATACAAATGTATTGATATCCGGAATTTTATTCGGCGGTAATCCGCGACAAATTTTTGAATTGGTTATTCAGGGCAAGATTGACGCTTATATTTCTCCCGCAATATTCATTGAATTTAAAGAAGTTCTTATAAGACCAAAATTCGGCATTACTCATGAGAAGTGTTTTTTAATTAACAAAGAGATAGAAAATTTATTTTGCTTTGTGTTCCCTCAAATCAGGGTTGATTTAATCAAGGATGACCCGGACGACAACATCATCCTTGAATGTGCTTTAGCGGCGGATGTTGAATATATAATAACCGGAGATTCGCATTTGTTGACTTTGAAGTCGTTTGAAAAAATCCAAATTATTTCACCTGTGATGTTTATCGCTGGATTTTAG
- the tsaD gene encoding tRNA (adenosine(37)-N6)-threonylcarbamoyltransferase complex transferase subunit TsaD gives MIILGIETSCDETAASLVSEGTKILSSVISSQIGVHHPYGGVVPELASRKHIEAIDYVVNDAINQSGISLNRIDAVAVTQGPGLVGSLLVGFCFAKGFAYALDLPWIGINHLEGHINSVFLTDTPPPFPFVALLVSGGHTSIYHVKSHTESVLMGQTRDDAAGEAFDKVSKMLGLGYPGGVIIDRLAKQGNCQSIRFPRSYLDKSAFDFSFSGIKTSVNRYIQTHGDIYKEQVPDIVASFQEAVVDVLTYKIINAAKKKECRHIALVGGVAANSRLRARLMQDASAEGFHVHIPPHIPPMDLCGDNAAMIAATGYHYLIKGITSDINQDVYSRSINS, from the coding sequence GTGATAATACTCGGCATTGAAACATCATGTGACGAAACTGCCGCATCCCTGGTTTCGGAAGGAACTAAAATTTTATCTTCCGTAATCTCATCCCAGATCGGAGTGCATCATCCCTATGGAGGCGTTGTTCCGGAACTTGCCTCGCGCAAACATATAGAAGCAATCGATTATGTTGTTAACGATGCTATCAATCAATCCGGCATCAGCTTGAACCGGATAGATGCAGTGGCTGTTACACAGGGACCTGGGCTGGTGGGATCTCTGCTGGTGGGTTTCTGCTTTGCTAAAGGCTTTGCCTATGCCCTTGATCTGCCATGGATAGGCATTAACCATCTTGAGGGCCATATAAACTCAGTATTCCTGACCGATACCCCCCCACCATTTCCTTTTGTTGCGCTGCTGGTGTCAGGCGGACATACAAGCATATACCACGTTAAATCCCATACAGAATCCGTACTTATGGGACAAACACGCGATGACGCAGCCGGAGAGGCTTTTGACAAAGTCTCCAAAATGCTTGGATTAGGGTATCCCGGAGGAGTCATAATAGACCGGCTCGCAAAACAAGGCAATTGTCAAAGCATTCGATTTCCAAGATCATATCTTGATAAATCCGCATTCGATTTCAGCTTCAGCGGGATTAAAACATCAGTAAACCGTTATATTCAGACTCATGGTGATATATATAAAGAACAAGTACCGGATATTGTAGCGAGTTTCCAGGAGGCGGTAGTCGACGTACTGACTTATAAAATAATAAACGCCGCCAAAAAAAAAGAATGCCGCCATATAGCCCTTGTAGGCGGTGTTGCGGCAAACAGCAGGTTACGCGCAAGACTCATGCAAGATGCTTCTGCTGAAGGTTTCCATGTTCATATCCCGCCCCATATCCCGCCTATGGACCTTTGCGGGGACAACGCAGCCATGATTGCCGCCACAGGTTACCACTACCTGATAAAAGGAATAACCTCGGACATCAATCAGGACGTATATTCAAGATCGATAAATTCGTAA
- the purM gene encoding phosphoribosylformylglycinamidine cyclo-ligase, with the protein MNKPLTYAGAGVDIDKADRFVNIIKKISKETPRSGVMGEIGGFGGLFSLNLTHLERPVLVSSTDGVGTKLKIAGMMNIHNTIGIDLVAMCVNDIAVQGAKPLFFLDYLSMGTLKTRTATDIIKGIANGCIEANCALIGGETAEMPGMYKKNEYDLAGFVVGIVDNSKIVDGSGIGVGHKLIGVASSGLHSNGYSLVRKLCFNILKMKIDTYVPEIGKTIGEELLIPTKIYSEIIHSFIKDLPIHGLAHITGGGIAENVVRVLPETCQAVIQTDSWDVPPIFHFLKDAGKISAREMRRTFNNGIGLVGILPEDTAQELLERLNAMDEKAFLIGEIVERKETDDRIIWV; encoded by the coding sequence ATGAACAAACCCTTAACTTATGCGGGCGCTGGGGTTGATATCGACAAGGCGGACAGGTTCGTCAATATCATAAAAAAAATTTCAAAGGAAACGCCGCGCTCAGGTGTAATGGGTGAAATAGGTGGATTCGGAGGCTTGTTTTCCCTTAACCTTACCCATCTTGAAAGACCTGTTCTTGTTAGTTCTACTGATGGAGTCGGTACAAAGTTGAAAATAGCCGGCATGATGAATATACACAACACAATCGGTATAGATCTTGTTGCCATGTGCGTTAATGATATAGCCGTGCAAGGGGCCAAACCGCTTTTTTTCCTGGACTACCTCTCCATGGGAACATTAAAGACCAGGACCGCTACTGATATAATTAAGGGAATAGCAAACGGATGCATAGAAGCAAACTGCGCCTTAATAGGCGGCGAAACCGCCGAAATGCCGGGTATGTATAAAAAAAATGAATATGACCTGGCAGGGTTTGTTGTAGGTATAGTCGATAACAGCAAAATTGTCGACGGTTCAGGGATCGGAGTTGGTCATAAACTTATCGGAGTTGCATCCAGCGGCCTTCACAGCAACGGATATTCCCTGGTGCGGAAGCTATGTTTTAATATTCTTAAAATGAAAATCGATACTTATGTTCCGGAAATAGGCAAAACCATAGGAGAGGAGCTTCTTATACCCACAAAAATATATTCAGAAATCATTCACAGCTTTATTAAAGATTTGCCGATTCATGGACTTGCCCACATAACCGGCGGGGGGATTGCAGAGAATGTGGTTCGTGTTCTTCCTGAGACTTGCCAGGCAGTCATACAAACAGATTCATGGGATGTGCCTCCTATTTTTCATTTTCTTAAAGATGCAGGCAAAATATCAGCCAGAGAGATGCGGCGTACATTTAATAACGGCATCGGACTGGTGGGCATTCTCCCGGAGGATACTGCCCAGGAACTCCTGGAGCGTTTAAATGCCATGGATGAGAAGGCCTTTCTGATAGGGGAAATAGTAGAACGAAAAGAGACAGACGATAGAATTATATGGGTTTAG
- the nagZ gene encoding beta-N-acetylhexosaminidase — translation MNITEFTLEQLAGQRIMAGFEGTELNSELKFLIDTVKIGGLILFSGNLSDPEQIKELCSSTQAYAASCGQPPLFIAIDQEGGEVARLKKPFTQFPGNPYIKSEKDAEEFAVISAKELSGVRINMNMAPVMDVAYRGVESVIKGRAFGDNPAWVSKMGITVIKHLQGNGIMAVAKHFPGIGRTTLDSHIDMPFLEVDSEALFAFDLPPFEAAIRNGVAGIMLSHILYSGIDTEWPASLSPVIAKDLLRAKMGFDGLVMTDDLDMGSIAGRYDIKTIIKQILLADIDLVLICHKGPWIENAFDEILRSIGTSRAVAGAGMESVSRIMRQKKNFLF, via the coding sequence ATGAATATTACAGAGTTTACATTAGAGCAATTGGCCGGCCAGAGAATAATGGCCGGATTTGAAGGCACTGAACTTAACAGCGAGCTGAAATTCCTGATCGACACGGTCAAGATAGGCGGTCTTATTCTCTTTTCAGGGAATTTATCTGATCCCGAACAGATCAAAGAGCTTTGTTCATCTACCCAGGCGTATGCTGCATCCTGCGGGCAGCCACCCTTATTTATTGCAATCGATCAGGAAGGTGGGGAGGTTGCCAGATTAAAGAAGCCATTTACTCAATTTCCTGGAAATCCGTATATAAAATCTGAAAAGGATGCGGAAGAGTTTGCCGTTATTTCTGCGAAAGAACTTTCCGGCGTCAGGATCAACATGAATATGGCGCCTGTTATGGATGTGGCTTATAGAGGTGTTGAAAGTGTTATAAAGGGCAGGGCTTTTGGTGATAATCCGGCGTGGGTGTCAAAAATGGGGATCACAGTAATAAAGCATTTGCAGGGTAACGGCATTATGGCTGTTGCAAAGCATTTTCCAGGCATTGGCCGCACAACACTCGATTCGCATATTGATATGCCTTTTCTGGAAGTCGATTCTGAAGCGCTTTTTGCTTTTGACTTGCCCCCTTTCGAAGCAGCAATCAGAAACGGTGTTGCCGGTATAATGCTCTCCCATATACTTTACAGCGGAATTGACACAGAATGGCCTGCAAGTCTTTCCCCCGTTATTGCAAAAGATTTGCTGAGGGCAAAAATGGGGTTTGACGGCCTAGTCATGACGGATGATCTTGATATGGGATCAATCGCAGGGCGTTATGATATCAAAACAATTATTAAACAGATTCTTTTGGCAGATATCGACCTAGTTCTTATTTGTCATAAAGGGCCGTGGATTGAGAACGCCTTTGACGAAATCTTACGTTCCATTGGAACGTCTCGGGCTGTTGCAGGAGCGGGAATGGAATCTGTTTCAAGAATAATGCGGCAAAAAAAGAATTTTTTATTTTGA
- a CDS encoding homoserine dehydrogenase produces the protein MEKINVGLLGCGTVGTGVAKILIENRELIASRVGAELVLKRIADIDIKKERGIVFDDGVFIKDAREIVSDPEIDIIVEMIGGKGIAKELILEAIENDKQVVTANKALIADHGNTLIKTAEAKGVDLAFEASVGGCIPIVKTIRESLVGDRIRSMTGILNGTCNYILTKIDDDGSTFKEALEQAQAIGFAEADPTLDIEGYDTAHKLAIISSLAYGMEINLEDIYIEGISRISSIDIECAKEFGFKIKLFAISKNRGGTVEARVHPAMISFDNLVSSVNGSMNAVEITGDAVGSMVLYGHGAGMMPTAGAVVSDIVDVARNLLSHVTGRIPILSCRSDKIRNIPVLPIDEIHTYYYFRFSVLDRAGVLAKIAGILGAYSISLKYVNQKGLRSNGSITIVMFTHLAKEADVKKALSEISALDVVTDIPVLIRIEDDLEEEEEAKKEERCI, from the coding sequence ATGGAAAAAATCAATGTGGGACTGCTCGGATGCGGCACAGTTGGAACCGGTGTGGCAAAAATTCTGATTGAAAATAGAGAACTGATTGCATCCCGGGTTGGTGCGGAACTGGTTCTGAAGCGGATTGCGGATATAGATATAAAAAAAGAGCGGGGAATAGTATTTGATGACGGCGTTTTTATTAAAGATGCCCGTGAGATTGTCTCTGATCCCGAGATTGATATTATAGTAGAAATGATTGGTGGGAAAGGTATCGCAAAAGAACTGATACTGGAAGCAATTGAAAATGACAAACAGGTCGTAACTGCAAATAAGGCTCTGATAGCAGATCATGGGAATACTTTAATCAAAACAGCCGAGGCTAAAGGTGTGGATCTTGCTTTTGAGGCCAGTGTGGGTGGCTGCATCCCGATTGTCAAGACCATTCGTGAGTCTTTGGTCGGAGATCGGATAAGATCAATGACCGGCATTCTGAACGGCACCTGTAATTATATTTTAACGAAAATAGACGATGACGGAAGCACTTTTAAAGAAGCTCTTGAACAGGCTCAGGCCATCGGATTTGCTGAAGCTGATCCGACCCTCGATATTGAAGGATATGATACTGCGCACAAACTCGCAATAATATCATCCCTTGCTTACGGAATGGAAATTAATCTTGAAGATATCTATATAGAGGGTATCTCCAGGATTTCTTCGATAGATATTGAGTGCGCCAAAGAGTTCGGTTTTAAAATAAAATTGTTTGCCATAAGTAAAAACAGGGGCGGCACGGTTGAGGCAAGAGTACATCCTGCCATGATTTCATTTGATAATCTTGTATCAAGTGTAAACGGTTCCATGAATGCCGTTGAAATTACCGGTGATGCGGTGGGCAGCATGGTACTGTACGGGCATGGGGCAGGCATGATGCCGACTGCCGGCGCAGTTGTTAGTGATATCGTTGATGTCGCCCGCAACCTTTTATCCCATGTCACAGGGAGAATCCCGATTCTCTCCTGCCGGTCCGACAAGATAAGGAATATTCCCGTGCTGCCGATTGATGAGATTCATACTTATTATTATTTCAGGTTTTCCGTACTGGACAGGGCCGGGGTGCTGGCAAAAATCGCAGGCATACTGGGCGCTTATTCCATCAGCCTGAAGTATGTTAACCAGAAAGGATTAAGGTCGAACGGCTCCATAACAATAGTAATGTTTACTCATCTTGCTAAAGAGGCGGATGTAAAAAAAGCTTTGTCGGAAATCAGCGCTCTTGATGTTGTAACGGATATTCCTGTTTTAATAAGGATAGAGGATGATCTGGAAGAAGAGGAAGAAGCAAAAAAGGAGGAAAGATGTATATAG
- a CDS encoding aminotransferase class I/II-fold pyridoxal phosphate-dependent enzyme: protein MTPFARLYRLPPYVFATVNKIKMDARHAGEDIIDLGMGNPDQGTPKHIVDKMIEAVQKPHNHRYSASMGIKKLRMAISSWYKRRYDVDIDPESEAIVTIGAKEGISHLILVTIRPGDIVFTPNPTYPIHPYSAIISGGNVRGIPVGPDSDFFKNLVEATKQTWPKPKVLIISYPHNPTTEVVDLEFFEKIVSYAKEHNIMVIHDFAYADLVFDGYKAPSFLQVKGAGDVGVEFFSVSKSYNMPGWRVGFCVGNPEVIAALRRIKSYLDYGVFQPIQIAAIIALNGPQDCVEEIRTIYKERRDTLISGLNRAGWSVPSPKGTMFVWAKIPDQFIKMGSVEFSKFLIKEAKIAVAPGLGFGEYGDEYVRFALIENSMRINQGIRGIRNVM, encoded by the coding sequence ATGACACCGTTTGCCAGGCTATATCGTCTGCCTCCTTATGTATTTGCAACTGTAAACAAGATAAAAATGGATGCCAGACATGCTGGAGAAGATATTATTGATCTAGGCATGGGAAATCCTGACCAAGGAACTCCGAAACATATTGTAGATAAGATGATTGAGGCTGTTCAAAAACCACATAATCATCGCTATTCGGCCTCCATGGGCATAAAAAAGCTCAGGATGGCAATTTCAAGCTGGTATAAACGAAGATATGATGTGGATATTGATCCGGAAAGCGAGGCTATTGTCACAATCGGTGCAAAAGAGGGGATATCACACCTGATATTAGTTACCATACGCCCGGGAGATATTGTTTTTACACCTAATCCTACTTATCCCATCCATCCTTATTCTGCAATTATTTCAGGAGGTAATGTTCGAGGAATACCGGTTGGCCCTGACTCAGATTTTTTTAAAAATCTCGTGGAGGCAACCAAGCAGACATGGCCTAAACCGAAGGTCCTCATAATCAGTTATCCTCATAATCCGACAACAGAAGTAGTCGATCTTGAATTTTTTGAAAAAATCGTGAGTTATGCTAAAGAGCATAATATAATGGTTATCCATGATTTTGCTTATGCAGATCTTGTTTTTGACGGTTATAAGGCACCGAGTTTTTTGCAAGTCAAGGGAGCCGGGGATGTGGGCGTAGAATTTTTTTCAGTATCCAAAAGCTACAATATGCCGGGATGGCGTGTGGGATTTTGTGTAGGCAACCCTGAAGTTATAGCTGCTCTGAGGCGTATTAAAAGCTATCTCGATTATGGGGTTTTTCAGCCGATTCAGATAGCTGCCATTATAGCATTGAACGGCCCCCAGGATTGTGTGGAAGAGATACGCACAATCTACAAGGAACGGCGTGACACTCTGATTTCAGGTCTTAATCGCGCAGGTTGGAGTGTACCCAGTCCCAAGGGAACCATGTTTGTATGGGCGAAAATACCTGATCAATTTATTAAGATGGGATCTGTGGAATTTTCCAAATTTCTTATCAAGGAGGCAAAAATTGCTGTTGCTCCCGGTTTGGGATTCGGTGAGTATGGTGATGAATACGTCCGGTTTGCACTAATAGAAAACAGCATGCGTATTAATCAGGGGATCAGGGGGATCAGAAATGTTATGTGA
- the rfaE1 gene encoding D-glycero-beta-D-manno-heptose-7-phosphate kinase, with protein MLIDIEAFNRCRALVIGDLMIDEYLWGKVDRISPEAPVQVVTVTKKEFTLGGAGNVVNNIVSLRAKVSVIGVVGTGPDGYLLLKQFEELGVDISGIVQQKGRTTTKKTRIIAANQHVLRIDRETKEKLSDNTAGFIAAFIEEKIPDVDVVLISDYGKGIITRGLLSGLLSVAKKHRKIVIADPKGLDYSKYSGMSLITPNKKEAALVAGLEIVDEPTLYEAGEKILERIAVERLLITCGKDGMVLFDRDKKPHKIMAEARQVYDVSGAGDTVLAVFGLATAIGESFENSAYIANKAAGIVVGKMGTATVSQEELSCALNPRQDRHSLKRKNLPELVDLVKELKKRGKKVVFANGCFDLLHSGHIKLFSESRRLGDALIVALDNDESVRRLKGRGRPVINEKERVQILCALDSVDYVTIFSAGELENLIKQIQPDILAKGSNYSSQEVYGRELVEQSGGRVALIPVTDKISSTGIINNIRNG; from the coding sequence ATGTTAATCGATATTGAAGCATTTAACAGGTGCCGGGCACTGGTCATCGGCGACTTGATGATAGATGAATACTTGTGGGGCAAGGTGGATCGTATATCACCGGAGGCGCCGGTACAGGTTGTCACGGTTACGAAGAAGGAGTTTACCCTTGGCGGCGCAGGGAATGTTGTTAATAACATAGTCTCTCTCAGAGCCAAAGTATCTGTGATTGGAGTAGTCGGAACGGGCCCTGACGGCTATCTTCTTTTAAAACAATTCGAAGAGCTTGGGGTCGATATATCGGGCATCGTCCAGCAAAAAGGCCGGACTACAACCAAAAAGACCAGGATTATTGCCGCAAATCAGCATGTTCTTAGAATTGACAGGGAGACCAAAGAAAAACTTTCGGATAATACGGCCGGATTTATTGCTGCATTTATAGAGGAGAAAATTCCGGATGTGGATGTGGTACTAATATCCGATTACGGGAAAGGAATCATTACCCGGGGTTTGCTGTCCGGTCTGCTTTCAGTTGCAAAAAAACACAGAAAGATTGTAATTGCCGATCCAAAGGGCCTGGACTATTCAAAATATTCCGGAATGTCATTGATAACACCCAATAAAAAAGAAGCTGCGCTTGTAGCCGGCCTGGAAATTGTTGATGAGCCCACCCTTTATGAAGCCGGAGAAAAGATACTCGAAAGAATAGCAGTAGAGCGGCTATTGATAACATGTGGAAAAGACGGCATGGTCCTGTTTGACAGAGACAAAAAACCGCATAAAATAATGGCTGAAGCAAGGCAGGTCTATGATGTATCCGGAGCCGGGGATACTGTGCTGGCTGTGTTTGGTCTTGCAACGGCGATTGGTGAATCATTTGAAAATAGTGCATATATAGCAAACAAAGCCGCCGGAATCGTAGTAGGCAAGATGGGAACGGCGACTGTTTCACAAGAAGAATTGTCATGCGCGCTCAATCCTCGCCAGGATCGGCATTCACTGAAACGGAAAAATCTGCCGGAACTGGTTGATCTGGTTAAGGAGTTAAAAAAAAGGGGGAAGAAAGTTGTTTTTGCAAACGGATGTTTTGACCTTCTGCATTCCGGTCATATAAAACTTTTTTCAGAGTCCAGGAGACTTGGAGACGCGCTGATTGTTGCTCTTGACAATGATGAGTCTGTAAGAAGACTTAAAGGCCGGGGCCGGCCTGTGATAAATGAAAAGGAAAGGGTTCAGATTCTATGTGCGCTGGACAGTGTGGATTATGTTACAATTTTCTCTGCCGGAGAATTGGAGAACCTGATAAAACAAATTCAGCCTGATATACTCGCCAAGGGGAGCAATTATTCATCACAAGAAGTGTACGGCCGTGAACTGGTGGAACAATCAGGAGGCCGGGTTGCATTGATTCCGGTTACAGATAAAATCTCATCCACAGGCATTATCAACA
- a CDS encoding caspase family protein, giving the protein MRINRSPTKSEIWAAVIGINDYQNSGIPDLDYAVADAGAVYDYLHNNMKVPQDHIFTLYNKQAGKQEVEKILGDILPKKARPQDTVIIYYSGHGAPYPDPSSPDGDGVSKYLLTSDTDPESMWATAVEMESIRKIFNRLSSERVVFLADTCYSGASGGKSFA; this is encoded by the coding sequence ATCCGTATAAACAGATCCCCGACAAAATCCGAAATATGGGCGGCTGTAATCGGGATAAACGATTATCAGAATTCCGGCATTCCTGATCTTGATTATGCGGTTGCAGATGCCGGGGCAGTGTATGATTATCTGCATAATAACATGAAAGTACCGCAGGACCATATCTTTACCCTGTATAATAAACAGGCTGGCAAGCAGGAGGTGGAAAAAATTTTGGGCGATATCCTCCCTAAAAAAGCCAGGCCCCAGGACACGGTTATCATCTACTATTCCGGGCATGGGGCGCCTTACCCGGATCCTTCCAGTCCTGACGGAGATGGTGTGTCAAAATATCTTCTTACAAGCGACACCGACCCTGAAAGCATGTGGGCTACGGCGGTAGAGATGGAAAGCATCCGCAAAATTTTCAACAGGCTCTCATCCGAAAGGGTAGTCTTTCTGGCAGACACCTGTTACAGCGGCGCTTCAGGCGGAAAATCTTTTGCATGA
- a CDS encoding ATP-binding protein → MKKYPIGIQSFEKIRSSNFYYVDKTEFVYNLIKEESGYYFLSRPRRFGKSLFLDTLHQAFAGRKEYFKGLFLENNWNWDKQFPVLHISFGAGVLRDTDKLNSRFNYLLSRFAEEYKVELKEKNISDRFDELVRKIFKKQNRQVVILIDEYDKPILDNIDKPDLAIEIREELKNFYSVIKDLDNCLKFVFLTGVSRFSKVSIFSGLNNLEDISLDNRYSAICGYTQNELESVFKEPLKLVELNEVKEWYNGYNFFGEPVYNPFDVLLYLKSGEFRNYWFETGTPSFLIKLLKDNQYYIPSLECFEAGEGLLGSFEIEHLEPETLLFQTGYLTIKEEIRLGSRKSYLLGFPNLEVRMSFTDVILNHYSCPPAKKEKRLTAIYRALLEARLDDMEEIFLSFFSSIPHDWYRKNKIAEYEGYYASIFYSYFTAAGLDVTAEDTTNQGRIDLTVKLDDKIYIIEFKVIEVDKTKGSALEQIKRKKYSEKYQQKGKRIYLVGIEFSRDDKNIQNFMWEEFV, encoded by the coding sequence ATGAAAAAATATCCCATCGGAATCCAGAGTTTTGAAAAAATAAGATCAAGCAATTTCTATTACGTGGATAAAACCGAGTTTGTTTATAATCTAATTAAAGAAGAATCCGGTTATTATTTTCTCTCCCGTCCCAGAAGATTCGGGAAAAGTCTTTTTCTTGATACATTACACCAGGCATTTGCAGGCAGGAAAGAATATTTTAAAGGCCTGTTTCTTGAAAACAACTGGAACTGGGATAAGCAGTTTCCCGTGCTGCATATCAGTTTTGGAGCAGGCGTACTCAGGGATACTGACAAACTGAATTCGCGTTTTAATTATCTTCTTTCCAGATTTGCAGAAGAATATAAGGTTGAATTAAAAGAAAAAAATATAAGTGACCGGTTTGATGAGCTTGTAAGAAAAATATTTAAAAAACAGAACCGCCAGGTTGTAATCCTGATAGATGAATACGACAAACCGATCCTTGACAACATCGATAAACCTGACCTTGCCATTGAAATCAGGGAAGAGCTTAAAAATTTTTATTCCGTTATCAAGGATCTGGACAATTGCCTTAAATTTGTATTTTTAACCGGAGTTTCAAGGTTCAGTAAAGTGAGTATTTTCAGCGGTCTAAACAATCTTGAAGATATCAGCCTTGACAATCGTTATTCAGCAATTTGCGGCTATACCCAGAACGAGCTTGAATCTGTATTCAAAGAACCCCTTAAACTCGTTGAGCTGAATGAAGTCAAAGAGTGGTATAATGGTTATAATTTTTTTGGTGAACCTGTTTATAATCCATTTGATGTTCTGCTTTATTTAAAATCAGGTGAATTTCGTAATTACTGGTTTGAAACCGGAACACCGTCATTTCTGATAAAACTGCTGAAAGATAATCAATATTATATTCCTTCGCTTGAATGTTTCGAGGCAGGAGAAGGACTCTTGGGAAGTTTTGAGATTGAGCATCTTGAACCTGAAACCCTGCTGTTTCAAACCGGCTATCTAACTATCAAGGAAGAAATAAGACTTGGCTCAAGAAAGAGCTATCTGCTTGGATTTCCCAACCTTGAGGTTCGAATGAGTTTTACCGATGTTATTCTTAATCATTATTCCTGTCCCCCTGCAAAAAAAGAAAAACGCCTGACAGCGATTTACCGTGCATTACTTGAAGCAAGGCTGGATGATATGGAAGAAATATTTCTCTCTTTTTTTTCATCCATTCCCCATGACTGGTACCGAAAGAATAAAATAGCCGAGTATGAAGGATATTATGCTTCAATTTTTTACTCATACTTTACAGCCGCAGGTCTTGATGTAACTGCCGAAGATACAACCAATCAAGGAAGAATTGATTTAACTGTAAAGCTTGACGATAAAATTTATATAATAGAGTTCAAGGTAATTGAAGTTGATAAAACCAAAGGGTCTGCCCTTGAACAGATAAAAAGGAAAAAATATTCTGAAAAGTATCAGCAAAAAGGAAAGAGGATCTATCTTGTCGGCATAGAATTCAGCAGGGATGATAAAAATATACAAAATTTTATGTGGGAGGAGTTTGTTTAA
- the thrH gene encoding bifunctional phosphoserine phosphatase/homoserine phosphotransferase ThrH, with protein sequence MYIVCSDLEGVFVSEIWINVAEKTGIKELRLTTRDISDYDVLMKKRLSILHANRLKIQDIQEVIAGMEPLEGAVEFLDWLRSVTQVVIVSDTFIQFAEPLMLKLGRPTLLCHSLTIDADGSVSGYNLRQKDGKKKIVQAFKGLNYNVIACGDSYNDIDMLQKADKGMLFNPPDNVKNEYPELSVSYTYKEMKKIITGIMEEDGRPKAS encoded by the coding sequence ATGTATATAGTTTGTTCTGATCTTGAAGGAGTTTTTGTTTCGGAAATCTGGATTAATGTTGCTGAAAAAACAGGCATAAAAGAGCTCAGGCTTACAACGCGCGATATATCCGACTACGATGTTTTGATGAAAAAACGTCTTTCCATCCTGCATGCCAATCGGCTTAAAATTCAAGATATCCAAGAGGTTATTGCCGGCATGGAACCGCTTGAAGGAGCTGTGGAATTTCTTGACTGGCTTAGGTCTGTCACCCAGGTGGTAATTGTTTCAGATACATTTATTCAATTTGCAGAGCCTCTTATGTTAAAGCTAGGACGTCCGACCTTGCTTTGCCATTCTCTGACTATAGATGCCGACGGCTCGGTTTCCGGGTACAATCTGCGGCAGAAAGATGGTAAGAAAAAGATTGTGCAGGCTTTTAAGGGGTTAAATTACAACGTCATAGCTTGTGGCGATTCATATAATGATATAGACATGTTACAGAAAGCAGACAAGGGGATGCTTTTTAATCCGCCTGATAATGTAAAAAACGAGTATCCTGAACTTTCAGTATCATACACATATAAAGAGATGAAAAAAATTATTACGGGAATTATGGAGGAGGACGGTAGGCCAAAAGCCTCATAG
- a CDS encoding ribbon-helix-helix protein, CopG family has protein sequence MSTVTVNISFQDRFLDSIDQIARHESRSRSELLREAARIYIERKERWNQIFAETSIQSSKQAFTEKDVLDEISLYRSEKRK, from the coding sequence ATGAGCACAGTCACAGTAAATATATCTTTCCAGGATAGATTCCTTGACAGCATTGATCAAATTGCCCGGCATGAGTCCCGTTCCCGCTCTGAACTTCTTCGTGAAGCCGCTCGTATCTATATAGAAAGAAAGGAACGCTGGAATCAAATTTTTGCTGAAACATCAATACAATCAAGCAAACAGGCTTTTACTGAAAAAGATGTTCTGGACGAAATTAGTCTATATCGCAGTGAAAAAAGAAAATAA